The following proteins come from a genomic window of Enterobacter sp. RHBSTW-00175:
- a CDS encoding TrbC/VirB2 family protein — translation MKILRSIKNAPAHLAAVAASAAMSSPAFADGFAKAETLLEKISSGLTGLAIVTITIAVIWVGYKVLWDGKSLHDCKGIIIGGILIASGAEIGALLMS, via the coding sequence ATGAAAATTTTACGCTCTATCAAAAACGCTCCTGCTCACCTTGCTGCTGTCGCGGCCTCTGCTGCTATGTCCTCACCGGCATTCGCGGACGGGTTCGCCAAAGCCGAAACGTTGCTGGAAAAAATCTCGTCTGGCCTCACCGGTCTGGCCATCGTCACCATTACCATCGCTGTTATCTGGGTGGGTTACAAAGTGTTATGGGACGGCAAAAGCCTTCACGACTGTAAAGGGATCATCATTGGCGGCATTCTTATTGCCAGCGGTGCAGAAATCGGCGCTCTGTTGATGAGCTAA